The Alteromonas mediterranea DE genome contains the following window.
TGTTGGCAGTATTGCTTTTTGTTATGCAGCCTATACCTGCACCAGAGGTATCGCATATTGCCGTGGTCAACAATGCGGACAATACGCCTTTGTGGGTGATAGAGGTCTCTGACGAAACTATGAACGTAAAAGTGACAGACGCCTTTGTTGCACTTGCAGATAAAGATTATGAACTTTGGATGGTGCCAGCAAACGGTGAAGCCCCAATTTCGCTAGGCCTTATGCCTGAAGCTAATGGTGATACAAGAGTGACACCAGATATATTGCTTAGCCAAAGCATTGCAGCACTGGCAGTTAGCCTAGAGGCGCCAGGTGGCTCGGTAACGGGAGCTCCTACAGAAGTGCTTTATATCGCGCCTATTGTTTCAGTATAATTTTCAAGAAAAATCTTACACTTATAAAGGCCACGCATGTGGCCTTTCTTGCTTTTAACCTTTTATAAAAACTTTTCTCTATTTTTTTAAACATTTTTGCATCCAATCTAAAACCTCGGTCGTTTGGTCTTTTGAACTCATAAAAAACAGAGAGACCCAACATGATTCAATTCAAACGCAAAACTTTGTCTGTAGCCGTCGCTGTGACTTGTGCTGCCATTACCGCTGGTGCTATGGCTTCTAGTCACAGAGAAGCGCCTAATATTACGCGCCACCCAGCACTGGACAGCACTGACTTCTATGCTTTTAATAGCTACGAAGAAGGCCGTGAAGGTTACGTAACCTTCATCGCAAATTATATTCCACTACAAGATGCCTACGGCGGCCCTAACTATTTTGCTATGGACCCTAACGCACATTACGCCATCCATATAGATAGCGACGGTGATGCGGTTGAAGATATCAGCTTTGTTTTTAACTTTAACAATACGCTTGCTGCTGACAATGAAGGTATTGCGCTACCGGTTGGCCCAGAAGGCGAGCAAAAAATGGTGAAAGTACCGCTTAAAAACGTAGGGAGTATTAGCGCTGATGATTCAAGCGCTGCAAATTTCTCTGAAATGTATAGCCTGACGATGGTTAGTGGCGATATGCAAACAGGCACACGCACCACGTTAACGCCAGCTATGGGCGATATGTTTAAAAAGCCGCTAGATTATATCGGTAACAAAACCTTCACGAGCGAAGCTGAATACGCCCGCTATGCCGAGAGCTTTATTTATTCATTCAACATTCCAGGTTGTGACGACATGGCTAAGGTGTTTGTTGGACAACGTAAAGACCCCTTCGTAGTTAACTTGGGTAAAACATTCGACCTTGTGAACTATGTACCTGTTGAAGGTGACAGCTCGCCTGGTGCTGGTGATGGCGAAGGGTTCCCGGGCGGTATTACACAAAGCCCGATGAACGATGATTTGGGTGACAAAAACGTGACCGCGCTTTCTATTGAAGTGCCCTCAGCGTGTGTAACTGATGAAGGCAATGGCGTTATCGGCAGCTGGACAACAGCAAGCTTACCACAAGCGCGCATACTTAACCCAGATGCCACCTTTGAAAAGCCTGAAACGAATGGCGGTGCCATGACGCAAGTGTCTCGTTTAGGTAACCCACTGGTTAACGAACTCGTTATTGGCATTGGCGATAAAGACAAGTTCTCTACATCTCACCCAAGTGCTGACGGTCAGTTTGCTGATTATGTCACTCACCCTTCACTACCTGAATTGCTAAATATTCTGTTTAAAGATGCGGTGAATACTACGTTAGGTACTGATATCGAAACCCTTGCACCCACTAACTTCCCGCGTATGGACTTGGTTACTGCGTTTTTAACCGGCTTTCCGGGTGTGAACCAACAAGCTACCGTAACCGCGTCTGAAATGCTTCGTCTGAATACAGGTATTCCAGCAACGCCCGCTGAATCACAGTCTACATTTGGTGTAGCAGGTGATGACTTAGCTGGCTTCCCTAACGGTCGTCGTCCAGGTGATGACGTGGTAGATATCGCACTTCGCGTAGTGATGGGCCGCTTATGCTACCCCATTCCGGTTGCAGGTGAAGATACAGACCTAGGGCTTTGTGCCCCCGAAGATGCAAGTGTAGGTAACGTACCTTTCACTGATGGCGCACCTGTGGATGCAAGTATGATTGACAATTCATTCCCGTACCTTAAAACACCGCTTGCGGGTTCTGAATAGGGAGTACCATTATGCCCATTACAACGAGTTTTTTGAAAAATAGTGCTGGTCAACGCCATTCAGTTAACCAAAGACACACACATCGATTGTGGATAGTTTCATCGTTGGTTCTTGCACTATCAGGCTGCTTTGATAGCGACGATGATGACGACTATCAAGCACCTGAAGAGAATGTAGCACCAGTAGCCGTTGATGAAATGTTGACGACTCAGGCTGATATTGCTTTTGACGGAACCTTAACGGCGACGGATGAAGACGGCGACCCGCTAACGTTTGGCTTAGGAGAAAATGGCA
Protein-coding sequences here:
- a CDS encoding anti-sigma factor, with product MNYLKEERLNALAAEYVVGTLRGKARTRYQKLMMQYQAVSDATAQWEQYLTGFAETLPPVTPPANVWESIQIKLGHEAANDAGIATGVNTPSDSGQVLDFEKEKQKRWKNLSFLSTAAALVLAVLLFVMQPIPAPEVSHIAVVNNADNTPLWVIEVSDETMNVKVTDAFVALADKDYELWMVPANGEAPISLGLMPEANGDTRVTPDILLSQSIAALAVSLEAPGGSVTGAPTEVLYIAPIVSV
- a CDS encoding Ig-like domain-containing protein; protein product: MPITTSFLKNSAGQRHSVNQRHTHRLWIVSSLVLALSGCFDSDDDDDYQAPEENVAPVAVDEMLTTQADIAFDGTLTATDEDGDPLTFGLGENGSLGNAEVNADGSFTYTPNAQVTGSDSFTFTVSDGVNPEVTATVSVTIEAQQVSLSSYTRDAFNQAPTDEPLPINGREFTQDADDSTFDDLLIDQ
- a CDS encoding DUF4331 domain-containing protein — encoded protein: MIQFKRKTLSVAVAVTCAAITAGAMASSHREAPNITRHPALDSTDFYAFNSYEEGREGYVTFIANYIPLQDAYGGPNYFAMDPNAHYAIHIDSDGDAVEDISFVFNFNNTLAADNEGIALPVGPEGEQKMVKVPLKNVGSISADDSSAANFSEMYSLTMVSGDMQTGTRTTLTPAMGDMFKKPLDYIGNKTFTSEAEYARYAESFIYSFNIPGCDDMAKVFVGQRKDPFVVNLGKTFDLVNYVPVEGDSSPGAGDGEGFPGGITQSPMNDDLGDKNVTALSIEVPSACVTDEGNGVIGSWTTASLPQARILNPDATFEKPETNGGAMTQVSRLGNPLVNELVIGIGDKDKFSTSHPSADGQFADYVTHPSLPELLNILFKDAVNTTLGTDIETLAPTNFPRMDLVTAFLTGFPGVNQQATVTASEMLRLNTGIPATPAESQSTFGVAGDDLAGFPNGRRPGDDVVDIALRVVMGRLCYPIPVAGEDTDLGLCAPEDASVGNVPFTDGAPVDASMIDNSFPYLKTPLAGSE